AACTCTAAAATTCCTTCTCTAATTGACCCCAATGGACCAGAAGGAAAACCAATTACACTGATGGAATCGGGCGCAATCCTTTTATATTTGGCGAGAAAAACCGGTAAGTTTCTCCCTGATGATCCCCTTTTAGAATGGGAAACCATACAATGGCTATTTTTCCAAATGGCAAGTGTTGGACCAATGTTTGGACAGTTTGGTCACTTCTATAAATTTGCTCGCGATAAAACCACTGATGACTATGGCGTTAAGCGTTATGCCAATGAAACCAAACGTCTTTTAGGTGTTCTTAATACCCGTTTGGAAGGTCGCCAATATCTCGTGGGAGAACAATATACCATTGCCGATATAGCAACGCTTCCTTGGATCAATGCTTTAGATTTTTATCAGGGAAAAGACGATCTCGAATATCATACTTTTACGAATATTCAGCCCTGGGTTGACCGCTGCATGGAACGTCCAGCGGTACAAAGAGGCATTAAAGTTTGTGGTTTTGATTCTTAGATCTAACCAATACTTTAGACACTAGCATCTTCATAAAGTGCTGCAAATGTGGCTTGAAAGTTAATGCTGGCAAAATGAAAGGTGTTTTGGTTTGGGGTATAAAACTGAAATATCCACAATTGTTGTTCTGTGCGACGGTAACACTCCACCCGTTGCTGTTTAGTGCTGACTAAAACATATTCTTCTAGAGTGGGGAGGGTTTGATAATCAATGAATTTATCCCCTCTGTCGAAGGCTTCAGTAGAATCAGAGAGAACTTCAACAACTAGCTTAGGATAGGATTTATAAGTGGTCGTTTCTGCATCT
The DNA window shown above is from Cyanobacteria bacterium GSL.Bin1 and carries:
- a CDS encoding glutathione S-transferase encodes the protein MADTVFPSRWSPQHPDQIQLYSLATPNGQKVGVILEELGLPYEAHKIDIGAGDQFDEEYKKINPNSKIPSLIDPNGPEGKPITLMESGAILLYLARKTGKFLPDDPLLEWETIQWLFFQMASVGPMFGQFGHFYKFARDKTTDDYGVKRYANETKRLLGVLNTRLEGRQYLVGEQYTIADIATLPWINALDFYQGKDDLEYHTFTNIQPWVDRCMERPAVQRGIKVCGFDS
- a CDS encoding Uma2 family endonuclease, which gives rise to MIATPHFTYLTPDQYLELERASPIKHEYCNGKAYAMAGTTDSHNLIVGNLYTLIRTHIRGSDCRVYFSDVKARLEECNCFYYPDLMVTCDPQDAETTTYKSYPKLVVEVLSDSTEAFDRGDKFIDYQTLPTLEEYVLVSTKQQRVECYRRTEQQLWIFQFYTPNQNTFHFASINFQATFAALYEDASV